The sequence GGGCGGAAGGACCCCCCTTCGCTCCTTCGGAGCTTCGGAGGGGCAAGCGGGAGGCGGAGGCACCGTGCTCGCGCTCCACAAAAATCCCGACTTGATCCTGCCGGTGATCCGGAAGAATGCGCGGGGAGTGCTGCCGCTCTCTGTCTTATCTCTGTGAGAAGAGCGCGTTCATGGTTTCCCGCAAATCCATGAAGACGCGACTGATGGGGAAACGATTGCACTGGTCCTTCGTGGTCACACCGGTGAGCATCATCCAACCTTCCGCCTTCCATCCCGCATCATGAAGCTGGGTGGCGAGGCCCATGTCTTCCCGGATATTGTCGCCGATCACAGCAATGCGTGCCGATTCCGGTGTCATCTGCATCCGCTTCAAGGCAACCTCCGCGATTGCAACATGCGGCTTTCCGAGCACGATGTCCGGCCGACCGTCCTCCTTCGCCGTCGCCAAATAGGCCAGCTGTGCGCCGGCCGCCGGCAATTCCGCCCCCGATGCAGAACGGTAGGAGCGGTCGCTGTTGACCGAGATGAGCCGCGCACCGAGCCGCACCGCATTCCATGGAGGTGCGAGTTTTTCGTACGTACTGTGGGTATCCAAACCGTTGACGACATCGGTGGGAAGCACCTGCCAGTTCCCTTGCTTCCACTGATCATTCACGACGGTGAACCCCGCATCCTGCATTGCCTCGATGAATCCTTCCTCCCCGACAACATGCAGGCGCACATCTTCCGGACATTCGCGGGACGGGTGCTCTCTCAGGTACTGCATGGTGACATCCACTGCGGTGACCACTTCTTCATCTTTGAGATCACTGACGCCGATTTTCTCGCGGATGACGCGCGCGAGGGCGGGCCCGGTGAGCCGCGATGTATTGGAGAGAATGGTGGTCGGCATGCTGTTGCTGCGCGCCTGCTCGACAAATTCCCGTGCACCGGGCAAGACGGTGTTTCCGTTGATCAGCACGCCATCTTTATCGAGAAGCACGCAGTTGATTTCCTGAAGTTCCATAAAGAAAGTTAGAATAGACCATTTGATGATTTCGTCAATAACGTGTACCGTCCTTTCATGTCTGTAACCGCCCGCTCCACGCCCAATATCGCCTTCATCAAGTACTGGGGTAACCGCAGTGATGAGCTGCGGCTGCCGATGGCCCCCTCGCTCTCGATGACCCTCGACCGGCCGACGGTGGAAATCACGGTGGAGAATGCGGATGCGTTCTCGGTCCGCTCTTTTCTCGCTGATGGTTCGGAGAAAACGCTGAAGGAGAAGGATACCGAACGCTTTCGAAAGGTCATCGCGCTCATGCAACGATACCTCGAGTCACTCAAGCTCAAGAGCGTGCCCCTGGAGCAACTGGCAATCACCGTCCGCTCGCACATTCCGCCTGCCATCGGTCTCGCCTCCTCGGCTGCCGTCTTCAGCTGTCTCGCCAAGGCAGTCGCGGGCTTGGTACAGGATCAAAGCAAACTCTCGGACAGAGAAGTGAGTATTCTGGCACGTCTCGGATCGGGCTCCGCGGCACGGAGCATCTTCGGCGGCTTCTCCACGCTCGAAGAAGGCAGCGGCATGGAACCGGGAAGCTCCTGGAGCGAGCAAATCGCAGATGAAAAGCATTGGACCCTGTATGACATCGTGACGATTCCCGCGATGGAAGAGAAGAAAGTGGGCTCGACGGAAGGTCATGCATTGGCTTCTACCAGCCCTTTCTATGCCGATCGTGTGCAGGCGATCCGCTCCAGCCGCCAGCAGGAATGCATCGATGCCATCCAGAAAAAAGATTTCGAGGCCCTGCAGCGCGTGACGGAGGAGGACTGTCTCGACATGCACCACGTGATGGAGACGAGTGTGCCCCCCCTGCACTACCTCAATGCCGAAACGCACCGAATCGTGAATGCCATCAAAGAATTGCGATCGAAGGAACACATTCCCGTGCTCTTCACGATGGATGCGGGACCAACAGTCCACCTCGTGTGTCCAGAAGAGGGCAGAGCAGCGATTCTCTCCTTCGCACATGCGCAGAAGGGGTGCACGATCTTCGAAACAAAAGTCGGACCGGGAGCATCGCTGATCGGATAGATTTATCCAACAGCAAACAGAACACAAACAGTGAAATGTTTGGAGGTCCGCCGCCACTGGGGGTGAAGAGGAAGGCCCTGTCCCGCTCAAGAGCGGGAGGTGCCGACGCATCGGCTCCGAAGCCTTGGAGGAGCCGAAAGGAGGCACAGGGCCGGGCGGAGAGGGGTTGGCGGCGGTGCGCTTCTCTTTGCTTCTTTCTCTTGTCGGGAAGACAAGAGAAAGAAGGAGAAATCATCATCAATACGCTACAATCTTTTTCCATGGATCTCAGAACTCTCCCTTCCAGCCTCAATGCGGAACAACGCTGTGACGAGCGTCGCAAACGCGTCGAAGCGGAACTGGGCGTCGATCTTTCGACCCTCCACATGAATGAAGAGCGTATCGGCCAGGCCGACGAAAAGAACTGCGAGCAGATGATCGGCGCCGTACCGCTTCCCGTTGGAATTGCTGGGCCGCTCGCGATCACCTTCAGCTCCGGCGAAAAAACAGATGTAGCTCTCCCGCTCGCCACAACTGAAGCCGCCCTAGTCGCGAGTGTGAATCGCGGATGCAAAGTTCTGTCGACAAGCGGAGGCGTTTCGGTGAAATCTCTTTATCACGGCATGTCCCGATCGATAGTGTTCAAGCCAAAAAATAAGAATTCTTCCGCTACTTCTCTCCCCGTCGGGGAGAGACCGAGTGAGGAGGAAAACGGCGCAAAAGAACATTCGTACACCATACAGATCAAAGCAATGGAGCCAGAGTGGAAACGCATCGGCGAATCGACGAGCGGACATCTGAAAATCCTGCGCCACGATCTCGATGAATCCGACGGCTACACCTTTCTCACGATCTTCTGTGACACTTCCGAAGCCATGGGCATGAACATGACGACGATTGCTGCGCAGGCTATTGGAGATTTTCTCGCAGAGGAACTTGATGCCGAGCTCGTCACCGTCGCCGCGAATGTGGACAGCGACAAGAAGCCGAGTAGGCGCACGCACGACCGCGGCCGCGGGTACGAGGTCACCGCGAGCGCACTGATCCCCTCTTCTATCATCGCGGAAGTGCTGAAGACAACTCCCGAGAAGCTACTCGCAGTCGCTGACGCAAAACTGCAGGTGGGATCCAAAGTCGCAGGAGCGATCGGCAGTAACCTGCATGCGGCAAACATCGTCGCTGCGCTCTACCTCGCCACGGGACAGGATGCGGCGCATGTGGTGGAAGGCTCACTTGCGGATACAACAATTACTCCGGCACAGGACGGCATCGCCATCCAGATACGCCTGCCCGCCCTCCTGGTTGGAATCCGCGGCGGCGGAACCGCTCTGCCGGCGCAACACCAGTGTCTTTCGCTCATCTTAAAGACAAAAACGAAGCTTCAGCCTCCCCTGCAGCTCGCAGAGACGATCGGTGCCGCAGTTCTCGCAGGAGAATTGAGCCTTCTGGCCGCACAGGCAACACAGACGCTGGCTTCTTCGCACAAAAAACTCGCCCGGTGACCGTATTGGAGTATCAGTGATCAGAATATCTGAGTATCAGTGAAAACCATCGTACACCAAGCACTGATATTCTAATACTCTGATATTCTGATATTCCCTTCACAAACCCAAGGGTAGAATCCCACCGGTTCTATGTCATCTCCCCACTCCGCCATCGTCGGCTTCGGCATGTACATCCCCAGTCAGCGGATCACCGTCGAAGAGATCGCGAAACATTGGGGCAGGGATCCGCAGGAGATTGAGAGTGGACTGGGCGTGAAAGAGAAAGCTGTTGCGGGGGAGGGCGAAGACAGTTTCACGCTCGCATTCGAGGCGGCCCGTCAGGCGATCACCCTCTCGCAGATCCCCTCTTCACAGATCAGCGCGATCTTCGCGGGATCCGAAAGCCACCCCTACGCCGTGAAGCCGACGAGCGGGATGCTTGCCGCCGCCTTAGACCTGCACCCGTTCTCGTTCTGCGCGGACTTGGAGTTCGCCTGCAAGGCCGGAACGGCAGGCATGCAGATCATCGATGCTTTCGTGCGGAGCGGCCAGATCACCTACGGCCTCGCCATCGGCACCGACCGCGCACAGGCCAAGCCGGGCGATGCGCTGGAGTACACGGCGGCAGCCGGCGCCGCAGCCATGCTCTTGGGTCCCGAGACAGACGCCCACGCGCTCTGCCGCATTGAGCACACACTCTCCTTCACCACTGACACGCCGGATTTCTGGCGGACCGCGCACGCTCCCTACCCCGCCCATGCGGGACGCTTCACCGGCGAACCGGGCTACTTCCTACACGTGCGGCAGGCACTTCAAGGCATGCTCGACGTGACGAAGACAAAGCTCACCGATGTGGACCACGTCATCCTGCACATGCCGAACGCCAAATTCCCCGGCAAGATCGCCAAAGAATTCAAAATCAGCAAGGAGCAGATGCAGGAAGGCTTCATCGTGCCCACGATCGGCAATACCTACAGCGCCTGTTCGCTCTTGGGATTGGCGCACGTCCTGCAGAAAGCGAAGAAAGGCCAGCGCCTCCTCCTGGTTTCGTACGGTTCCGGAGCAGGTGCCGACGCTTTCCTGCTCACCATGCTCCGGAACGGAGTACAGTTACCCATAGACGAACGCCCGCTCCGGTACATTTCCTACGGGGAATACCGCAGAAATGAGGAGAAAACAGCAGTTTTGTAACGTCGCCGGAGCGTGTAGTATCTTTCAGACATTCTCATGCAGAAGGAACTTTCGCTTGTTGGAATCGGCCAGACCAAATTTGGAGAGTGGTGGGGCAAAAGCCTCTCATCTCTGATGGAAGAAGCAGTGGACGCGGCCATCGCCTCCGCCCCCTGCTCCGCGCTCGATATCGATTTCATCGTCGTGGCCAACATGCTCGGGGAATCCACGAGCGGACAGGCGCATTTGGGAGCGCTCGCGGCGTCGCTGCTGCCCCACCATCCTCCCGCCATTCGCGTGGAAGCGGCCTGCGCTTCGGGCTCCGTGGCCATGCACACCGCCTGCGCACTCCTCGAGAGCGGCCGCGCCGAAACGGTGCTGGTCGTGGGAGCCGAGAAGATGACCGATGCCTCGGGCGATGAGATCACCACCGCGCTGATGGGGGCTGCGGACAGCGAAAAGGATGCTCCCTCCGGCCTCACGTTCCCCGGCATTTTCGGGCTCATCGCCCGACGCTACATGCACGACTACGGCCTGACGCGGAATCAACTCAATCTCGTGAGCGCGCGTCACCACGCAAACGGCGTCAAAAACCCCTTCGCACAGTTCCGGCAGGAGATCGCCCCCGCGCAGATCGGCACGAGCACGCTCGTGGCGGATCCGCTGCGGCTTCTGGATTGCTCACCGGTGAGCGATGGTGCGGCAGCCTGCATCCTTTCCACCAAGCACCACTCTCCCATTCGCATCGCCGCCTCCCAGACCAGCACTGATACGGTGAGCATCACCGATCGGCCGCTCATCACCTCCTTCGCCGCAACCAAAGACGCCGTCACGCGCGCTTTCGAAGAGGCAGACATCGCGGCAAGTGACATCGCACACGTGGAACTGCACGACTGCTTCTCTATTGCCGCCCTCATTGCACTCGAAGATCTGGGCTTCGCAGAGCCGGGAGAAGGAATACGGTGGTACGAGCAGCCACAGACGATGACGGTGAACCAGAGCGGCGGGCTCAAGGCCTGTGGCCACCCGGTCGCCGCCACGGGCATCAAACAGATCATCGATGTGAGCAAGCAACTGCAGGCATCCGGAAAGCCCTGGGGCCTCGCGCACAATTTCGGCGGAGCCGGTGCCACCTGCTGCGTCCATATTCTCCATCACCATGCGCACGCCTGATTCTCCCGCTCTCGCCGCCCGCTCACAGTCACGCCGCAGAGCGCAGATGCTCCCGGGCACCCTGCTCTCGTTCACAACGGTCACGCATCCGCCGAAGGGTTTTCCGGATCATGCGCGCACCATCGGGCTGATCGAACTCACCGACGGACACCGTGTCATCGGTCCCCTGACGGGCTCTCTGGAGCCACAAATCGGCCAGACTGTGATGCCGCGTATGCGCCTGAGCCGCGTGAATGAACAGGGGCTGCGGCTCTACGATATTGCGTACGAGCTGACGACACGCGTGGCAGGAGTGCAGGAGAACGAAAAGAAACTTTTCCCCGGCTACATCCTCGCGTTCACGGGACCGTCGGGCGTGGGCAAGACCACCGTCTCTCTGCTCCTCACAAAAATGCTCAATGATTTCACGGCAAAGGTCCCCATCGTGACGAGCCGCGAACCGAAGGAGGGGGATGATCAGGAGTATGACTATGTCTCGTTCCAGGAGTTTGAACGGATGCGGTCGAACGGAGAGCTTGCAGCCTGGACACGCATTCCCTCTGAAACAGAAGAGCGATTCTATGGCTACCGCAAGAGCAATATCGCCGCCATCTGGGAGCAGGGAAAACTCCCGGTTGTCGTGACAGAAATGCAGCTGCTGCAGTGCCTCGCCCATGAGTTCGGCAGGCGTTCGATCCTCTCGTTCGGATTGCTGCCCCCCGGCGAGAGCAAGCGCGCGATGCTCAGCCAGCTTCTGCACCGCATGCGCGCCCGCGGCCGCGAAACGGATGCACAAATCGAGGAACGGCTGACCAATGCCCAGGCCGATTTGGACTTCTTCACGCGTGCCGGACACCTCTTCGACTACGTCCTCGTGAATGAAGATCTCGACACACTGCTTCAGGTAATCAAGGGACATGTTTTGGCGCTTGCCAAAGCCTAATTCTCTCCACTCACTTGCTCACGTCCGCACCGGGCCTGAGCCTTCCGCAACAAGGTCATTTGTGCTATAATTACTAGATTTCTCGCGCGTGCGCGCGCGTGGAACAGCAACACAAAAATTCATGTCTCTTCATTCGCTCATGTTCGGCTGGGAGTACCCGCCACGCCACCTCGGGGGACTCGGAGTCGCCTGCCAGGGACTCGTGCGGGGGCTCATCAACCAGAATGTCAAAGTAACACTCGTCCTCCCATTCGCAGCCGACGGATCGCAGGAAAATGTGGACGTGCTCTTCCCCACCGAAAAGCATATTTCCACCATCCGCGTTGCCAGTCTGCTGCTGCCGTATGACTCCCCTGATCAGTACGTACAGCGCATACAGGCCATTCCGCGTGAGACGGCAGAGATGTACGGGGATAATCTCGGACAGGCGGTACACATCTTCACCGAAACGAGTGTGGAAATGACCAGGGACCTGCAGCCCGATGTGGTGCACGCCCACGACTGGATGACGTACGAGGCCGGCACGCGTTCCGCGCGCTTCCACGGTAAGCCGCTGGTGGCGCACATCCATGCCACCGAACTCGACCGCACGCACTTTCATCCAAACGAGTGGATTTACGGACGGGAGCGA is a genomic window of Candidatus Peribacter riflensis containing:
- a CDS encoding NagD protein, encoding MELQEINCVLLDKDGVLINGNTVLPGAREFVEQARSNSMPTTILSNTSRLTGPALARVIREKIGVSDLKDEEVVTAVDVTMQYLREHPSRECPEDVRLHVVGEEGFIEAMQDAGFTVVNDQWKQGNWQVLPTDVVNGLDTHSTYEKLAPPWNAVRLGARLISVNSDRSYRSASGAELPAAGAQLAYLATAKEDGRPDIVLGKPHVAIAEVALKRMQMTPESARIAVIGDNIREDMGLATQLHDAGWKAEGWMMLTGVTTKDQCNRFPISRVFMDLRETMNALFSQR
- a CDS encoding diphosphomevalonate decarboxylase — translated: MSVTARSTPNIAFIKYWGNRSDELRLPMAPSLSMTLDRPTVEITVENADAFSVRSFLADGSEKTLKEKDTERFRKVIALMQRYLESLKLKSVPLEQLAITVRSHIPPAIGLASSAAVFSCLAKAVAGLVQDQSKLSDREVSILARLGSGSAARSIFGGFSTLEEGSGMEPGSSWSEQIADEKHWTLYDIVTIPAMEEKKVGSTEGHALASTSPFYADRVQAIRSSRQQECIDAIQKKDFEALQRVTEEDCLDMHHVMETSVPPLHYLNAETHRIVNAIKELRSKEHIPVLFTMDAGPTVHLVCPEEGRAAILSFAHAQKGCTIFETKVGPGASLIG
- a CDS encoding NADP-dependent hydroxymethylglutaryl-CoA reductase, with amino-acid sequence MDLRTLPSSLNAEQRCDERRKRVEAELGVDLSTLHMNEERIGQADEKNCEQMIGAVPLPVGIAGPLAITFSSGEKTDVALPLATTEAALVASVNRGCKVLSTSGGVSVKSLYHGMSRSIVFKPKNKNSSATSLPVGERPSEEENGAKEHSYTIQIKAMEPEWKRIGESTSGHLKILRHDLDESDGYTFLTIFCDTSEAMGMNMTTIAAQAIGDFLAEELDAELVTVAANVDSDKKPSRRTHDRGRGYEVTASALIPSSIIAEVLKTTPEKLLAVADAKLQVGSKVAGAIGSNLHAANIVAALYLATGQDAAHVVEGSLADTTITPAQDGIAIQIRLPALLVGIRGGGTALPAQHQCLSLILKTKTKLQPPLQLAETIGAAVLAGELSLLAAQATQTLASSHKKLAR
- a CDS encoding hydroxymethylglutaryl-CoA synthase, with the translated sequence MSSPHSAIVGFGMYIPSQRITVEEIAKHWGRDPQEIESGLGVKEKAVAGEGEDSFTLAFEAARQAITLSQIPSSQISAIFAGSESHPYAVKPTSGMLAAALDLHPFSFCADLEFACKAGTAGMQIIDAFVRSGQITYGLAIGTDRAQAKPGDALEYTAAAGAAAMLLGPETDAHALCRIEHTLSFTTDTPDFWRTAHAPYPAHAGRFTGEPGYFLHVRQALQGMLDVTKTKLTDVDHVILHMPNAKFPGKIAKEFKISKEQMQEGFIVPTIGNTYSACSLLGLAHVLQKAKKGQRLLLVSYGSGAGADAFLLTMLRNGVQLPIDERPLRYISYGEYRRNEEKTAVL
- a CDS encoding acetyl-CoA acetyltransferase; translation: MQKELSLVGIGQTKFGEWWGKSLSSLMEEAVDAAIASAPCSALDIDFIVVANMLGESTSGQAHLGALAASLLPHHPPAIRVEAACASGSVAMHTACALLESGRAETVLVVGAEKMTDASGDEITTALMGAADSEKDAPSGLTFPGIFGLIARRYMHDYGLTRNQLNLVSARHHANGVKNPFAQFRQEIAPAQIGTSTLVADPLRLLDCSPVSDGAAACILSTKHHSPIRIAASQTSTDTVSITDRPLITSFAATKDAVTRAFEEADIAASDIAHVELHDCFSIAALIALEDLGFAEPGEGIRWYEQPQTMTVNQSGGLKACGHPVAATGIKQIIDVSKQLQASGKPWGLAHNFGGAGATCCVHILHHHAHA